A genome region from Arachis duranensis cultivar V14167 chromosome 6, aradu.V14167.gnm2.J7QH, whole genome shotgun sequence includes the following:
- the LOC107492652 gene encoding geranylgeranyl diphosphate reductase, chloroplastic yields MNSMVLKSFLGLRKSSPETSHFAVHQKHAAISFPQKLKVIAGKTSPKLQGRNLRVAIVGGGPAGGSAAETLAKGGIETFLIERKMDNCKPCGGAIPLCMVGEFDLPLDIIDRRVTKMKMISPSNVAVDIGRTLKSHEYIGMVRREVLDAYLRDRAKENGATIINGLFLKMDMPKDKNSPYVLHYSGYDGKTGGVGEKRTLEVDVVIGADGANSRVAKAIDAGDYEYAIAFQERIKIPDDKMVYYENLAEMYVGDDVSPDFYGWVFPKCDHVAVGTGTVTHKADIKKFQLATRKRAEDKINGGKIIRVEAHPIPEHPRPRRLSGRVALVGDAAGYVTKCSGEGIYFAAKSGRMCAEAIVEGSENGKRMVNEGDLRMYLEKWDKTYWPTYKVLDVLQKVFYRSNPAREAFVEMCADEYVQKMTFDSYLYKTVVPGNPLEDLKLAINTIGSLVRANAIRREMDKLNV; encoded by the exons ATGAACTCCATGGTTCTCAAATCCTTCCTCGGACTCCGCAAATCCTCACCAGAAACTTCCCATTTTGCTGTCCACCAGAAGCATGCCGCCATCAGCTTCCCCCAAAAGCTCAAGGTCATTGCCGGAAAAACCAGTCCCAAGCTCCAAGGCCGCAACCTGCGTGTCGCTATAGTTGGAGGAGGTCCAGCCGGGGGATCTGCCGCTGAGACCCTAGCAAAGGGAGGCATCGAGACGTTCCTAATCGAACGGAAAATGGATAACTGCAAGCCGTGCGGGGGCGCCATTCCGCTGTGCATGGTGGGAGAGTTTGACCTGCCATTAGACATAATCGACCGACGCGTGACGAAGATGAAGATGATATCACCGTCAAACGTGGCGGTAGACATTGGAAGGACCTTGAAGTCGCACGAGTACATTGGAATGGTGAGGCGTGAGGTTTTGGACGCGTACCTTAGAGATAGAGCAAAAGAGAACGGTGCCACCATTATTAATGGGTTGTTCTTGAAAATGGATATGCCTAAAGATAAGAACTCACCTTACGTACTGCATTATTCTGGGTATGATGGCAAAACTGGTGGGGTTGGTGAGAAGAGAACGCTGGAAGTTGATGTTGTCATTGGTGCGGATGGGGCTAATTCTAGAGTTGCTAAGGCCATTGATGCTGGTGATTATGAATATGCCATTGCATTTCAG GAGAGGATAAAGATCCCGGACGATAAAATGGTGTATTATGAAAATCTTGCGGAGATGTACGTTGGAGATGATGTATCCCCAGATTTCTATGGTTGGGTGTTTCCGAAATGCGACCATGTTGCTGTTGGAACCGGCACAGTGACACACAAGGCAGACATCAAGAAATTCCAGCTGGCAACAAGGAAAAGAGCAGAAGATAAGATCAACGGAGGCAAGATCATCCGAGTGGAGGCGCATCCCATCCCCGAACACCCCCGACCCCGAAGATTATCAGGGAGGGTGGCCCTTGTTGGGGATGCAGCCGGGTATGTGACGAAATGCTCTGGCGAAGGGATCTATTTCGCGGCAAAGAGTGGGAGAATGTGCGCGGAGGCTATCGTGGAAGGGTCGGAGAATGGGAAGAGGATGGTGAATGAAGGGGATTTGAGGATGTATTTGGAGAAGTGGGACAAGACATATTGGCCGACATACAAGGTGTTGGATGTGCTTCAGAAGGTGTTTTATAGGTCGAATCCGGCACGGGAGGCGTTTGTGGAGATGTGTGCTGATGAGTATGTTCAGAAGATGACATTTGATAGCTACTTGTATAAGACAGTGGTGCCTGGGAATCCATTGGAGGATCTCAAGTTGGCCATTAACACCATTGGGAGCTTGGTCAGAGCAAATGCTATTAGGAGGGAGATGGACAAACTTAATGTATGA